The following are encoded in a window of Numida meleagris isolate 19003 breed g44 Domestic line chromosome 9, NumMel1.0, whole genome shotgun sequence genomic DNA:
- the TM2D3 gene encoding TM2 domain-containing protein 3 isoform X1, with protein sequence MAAPAGLRALRRLCGMALFVSQLYVLSGRAGSLMATKHSQPQSAFAKSLTSTSTNAPYFKAAVSTEIPAYVTKCPSNGLCSRLPPDCMICNTNYSCIYGKPATFDCRVKPHVHCVDQNNLEQENFTVNMTCQFCWQLPTTDYVCTPSTNCMTVSCPRQRYNATCTVRDHVHCLGNRVFPKMLYCNWTGGYKWSTALALSITLGGFGADRFYLGQWREGLGKLFSFGGLGIWTLIDVLLIGVGYVGPADGSLYI encoded by the exons ATGGCGGCGCCGGCGGGGCTGCGAGCGCTGCGGCGGCTCTGCGGCATGGCGCTCTTCGTGTCCCAGCTCTACGTCCTCTCCGGACGCG cagGATCTTTGATGGCCACAAAGCATTCACAGCCACAGTCTGCATTTGCAAAAAGCCTGACTTCAACGAGCACGAACGCTCCCTACTTCAAGGCAGCAG TAAGTACAGAAATTCCAGCTTATGTGACTAAATGTCCAAGCAATGGGCTTTGCAGTAGGTTGCCACCAGACTGCATGATATGTAACACAAATTATTCCTGCATATATGGGAAGCCGGCCACTTTTGATTGCAGAGTCAAGCCACATGTTCATTGTGTT GATCAGAATAACCTTGAGCAGGAGAACTTTACAGTTAACATGACGTGCCAGTTTTGCTGGCAGCTTCCAACAACTGACTACGTGTGCACCCCTTCTACAAACTGCATGACGGTTTCTTGTCCGCGGCAACGATACAACGCCACTTGTACAGTGCGGGATCATGTTCATTGTCTAG GTAATAGAGTCTTTCCAAAGATGCTGTATTGCAACTGGACTGGAGGTTATAAGTGGTCTACTGCCTTGGCACTAAG CATCACCCTTGGTGGATTTGGAGCAGATCGTTTCTATTTGGGCCAATGGCGGGAAGGTCTGGGAAAACTCTTCAGCTTTGGTGGACTTGGAATATGGACACTGATTGATGTGCTACTAATTGGTGTGGGCTATGTGGGACCTGCAGATGGTTCtctttatatttaa
- the TM2D3 gene encoding TM2 domain-containing protein 3 isoform X2 produces MAAPAGLRALRRLCGMALFVSQLYVLSGRGSLMATKHSQPQSAFAKSLTSTSTNAPYFKAAVSTEIPAYVTKCPSNGLCSRLPPDCMICNTNYSCIYGKPATFDCRVKPHVHCVDQNNLEQENFTVNMTCQFCWQLPTTDYVCTPSTNCMTVSCPRQRYNATCTVRDHVHCLGNRVFPKMLYCNWTGGYKWSTALALSITLGGFGADRFYLGQWREGLGKLFSFGGLGIWTLIDVLLIGVGYVGPADGSLYI; encoded by the exons ATGGCGGCGCCGGCGGGGCTGCGAGCGCTGCGGCGGCTCTGCGGCATGGCGCTCTTCGTGTCCCAGCTCTACGTCCTCTCCGGACGCG GATCTTTGATGGCCACAAAGCATTCACAGCCACAGTCTGCATTTGCAAAAAGCCTGACTTCAACGAGCACGAACGCTCCCTACTTCAAGGCAGCAG TAAGTACAGAAATTCCAGCTTATGTGACTAAATGTCCAAGCAATGGGCTTTGCAGTAGGTTGCCACCAGACTGCATGATATGTAACACAAATTATTCCTGCATATATGGGAAGCCGGCCACTTTTGATTGCAGAGTCAAGCCACATGTTCATTGTGTT GATCAGAATAACCTTGAGCAGGAGAACTTTACAGTTAACATGACGTGCCAGTTTTGCTGGCAGCTTCCAACAACTGACTACGTGTGCACCCCTTCTACAAACTGCATGACGGTTTCTTGTCCGCGGCAACGATACAACGCCACTTGTACAGTGCGGGATCATGTTCATTGTCTAG GTAATAGAGTCTTTCCAAAGATGCTGTATTGCAACTGGACTGGAGGTTATAAGTGGTCTACTGCCTTGGCACTAAG CATCACCCTTGGTGGATTTGGAGCAGATCGTTTCTATTTGGGCCAATGGCGGGAAGGTCTGGGAAAACTCTTCAGCTTTGGTGGACTTGGAATATGGACACTGATTGATGTGCTACTAATTGGTGTGGGCTATGTGGGACCTGCAGATGGTTCtctttatatttaa